Genomic window (Candidatus Methylomirabilota bacterium):
GAGGCCTTCGACATCGTGGCCGTGACCGGCGGCCAGACGGCCGTCGCCCTCTACAAAGCGCTGAAAGCGGAGCGGCTCGATCTCGTCGGCCCGCCCGGTCCCGGACTCGCGTTCGGGTACCTGCGCGCTCCGCGCCACCCCGCGCTCGCCGTCCTCACCAAGGCTGGTGCATTCGGCGCGCCGGATCTGTTCGTCTCGCTCCTGAGGGAGACCCTCGTATGACGCGATCACCGACCCTGGGCATCACGATGGGCGATCCGGCCGGTGTCGGGCCCGAGATCATCGCGCGGGCGTGCGCGGAGCCCGCCGTGCGCGACGCCAGCCGGCCCGTCGTGATCGGCTCGGCGGCCATCATGAAGGAAGCCCTGGCCCTGGTGGGCTCCCCCCTCGGCCTGCACGCCGTGTCGGCCGTCGCGCACTGCAGCTTCCGCCCCGGGACGCTGGAGTGCCTGGACCTCGCCAACGTGGAGGCGGCCACGCTGCCCCGCGGCGAGGTCACCGCCGCCGCCGGGCGGGCGGCCTATGAGTACATCGCCAAGGCCGTCGCGCTGGCCGCCGAGGGGAGGATCGACGCCATCGTCACCGCGCCCATCAACAAGGAGGCGCTGGCCGCCGCCGGCGTGCCCCACTCGGGCCACACCGAGATCCTCGCCGACCTCTCCGGCACCGGCACCTTCGCCATGCTGCTCATGGGGCGCGAGCTCAAGGTCATCCACGTCACGACCCACGTCGCGCTCCGACGCGTCCCCGACCTCATTACGCATGATCGCGTGCTGAGCACGATCCGCCTCGCCCAGCGCACGATGGAGGGCCTGGGACAACCGCGCGCGCGCATCGCCGTGGCCGGCCTCAACCCCCACGCCGGCGAGGAAGGGCTCTTCGGCGACGAGGAGCAGAAGGCGATCATCCCCGCCATCGAGGCCGCGCGGGCCGAGGGCCTGACGGTGATCGGCCCGCTCCCCGCCGACACGCTCTTCGCGCGGGCGCGCGGGGGCGAGTTCGATATCGTCGTGGCCATGTACCACGACCAGGGCCACATTCCCGTCAAGACCCTCGGGTTCAACTACGACGATGCCAGCAAGACCTGGACAGGGCTCTCCGGCGTCAACGTCACCGTGGGGCTGCCGTTCCT
Coding sequences:
- the pdxA gene encoding 4-hydroxythreonine-4-phosphate dehydrogenase PdxA; translation: MTRSPTLGITMGDPAGVGPEIIARACAEPAVRDASRPVVIGSAAIMKEALALVGSPLGLHAVSAVAHCSFRPGTLECLDLANVEAATLPRGEVTAAAGRAAYEYIAKAVALAAEGRIDAIVTAPINKEALAAAGVPHSGHTEILADLSGTGTFAMLLMGRELKVIHVTTHVALRRVPDLITHDRVLSTIRLAQRTMEGLGQPRARIAVAGLNPHAGEEGLFGDEEQKAIIPAIEAARAEGLTVIGPLPADTLFARARGGEFDIVVAMYHDQGHIPVKTLGFNYDDASKTWTGLSGVNVTVGLPFLRVSVDHGTAFDRAWKGTANHESMTEAIEVAVRMLARR